In one Caldicellulosiruptoraceae bacterium PP1 genomic region, the following are encoded:
- a CDS encoding thiamine pyrophosphate-dependent enzyme: MNIRPQESIFESGNEMAALAASQINYHVMGYYPITPSTQIAEELDAMKADGEHNIVLIAGDGEHGAAGICYGASLGGGRVFNATSANGLLYALEQLPVQSGTRFPMVLNVVTRSVSGPLDIKGDHSDLMYTLNAGWVILLAKDAQRVYDMNIMAVKISEHPDIMLPVIVAFDGFFTSHQKRLVKYFKNKEDVIEFVGKNPPERITAVDPDNPVTIGPYMNEPDLINNKYQLSKAMDKAYEIIPQVFEEFYKISGRKYSLVEGYQMEDAEVALFILNSSYDTACEAVDILRKKGLKVGVCTTNVLRPWPKKEIQEMLKNVKVLCVADRQESYGAKAGNMTLEIKATLKDDLENKTKVFSRIYGLGGKDFFIDDAIRIFEEGLKYSQSGTVENDFDYIGAYPGDESYTYQRKMEPIKKEWTQNIPLTTRDLTAMPKRVVPGHGACPGCGIFPNLNLLLKGIEGDVVLLFHTGCGMVVTTGFPNTAFRTTYVHNLFQNGAATLSGLVEMYKERQRRGEIPNDRELTFIMVTGDGGNDIGMGPTIGAALRNHKMIIFEYDNGGYMNTGYQLSYTTPYGASSSTSHVGKAQAGKSTFHKDTPQIMAATNIPYVATVAESDPVDFVKKAKKAQKIMREEGLVYLKALSACPLNWSDEPSKERRVIAAAVDSCFYPLYEIDHGITTITYNPEAKGKKIPVVDWFKMMGRTKHLIKPEYAHIVEEFQKEVDRRWERLKARHENPLL, encoded by the coding sequence ATGAATATAAGACCACAAGAAAGTATTTTTGAAAGCGGTAATGAAATGGCAGCTTTAGCTGCATCACAGATTAACTATCATGTTATGGGATACTATCCAATAACACCTTCTACCCAAATTGCAGAAGAATTGGATGCTATGAAAGCAGATGGAGAGCATAACATTGTGTTGATTGCTGGTGATGGTGAACATGGTGCTGCTGGAATTTGTTATGGTGCATCATTAGGTGGAGGTAGGGTATTTAATGCAACATCAGCAAATGGGCTTTTATATGCACTTGAACAACTACCAGTGCAATCTGGAACAAGGTTTCCTATGGTACTAAATGTTGTTACTCGTTCGGTATCAGGACCTTTGGATATTAAAGGTGATCATAGTGATTTAATGTACACATTAAATGCTGGTTGGGTAATATTATTAGCTAAAGATGCTCAAAGGGTTTACGATATGAACATTATGGCAGTAAAAATAAGTGAACACCCTGATATTATGTTACCTGTAATTGTAGCTTTTGATGGATTTTTTACAAGTCATCAAAAAAGACTTGTAAAGTATTTTAAAAATAAAGAAGATGTTATTGAGTTTGTAGGTAAAAACCCACCAGAGAGAATAACAGCAGTAGACCCCGATAATCCAGTTACAATTGGGCCATATATGAATGAACCTGATTTGATAAACAATAAATATCAGCTTTCTAAAGCTATGGACAAGGCTTATGAAATAATCCCCCAGGTTTTTGAAGAATTTTATAAAATTAGCGGAAGAAAATATAGCCTTGTTGAAGGGTATCAGATGGAGGATGCTGAGGTAGCTTTATTTATACTAAATTCTTCTTATGATACAGCTTGTGAAGCAGTGGATATATTAAGGAAAAAAGGCCTTAAGGTAGGTGTTTGTACAACAAATGTTTTAAGACCATGGCCTAAAAAAGAAATACAAGAAATGCTTAAGAATGTAAAGGTTTTATGTGTTGCTGATAGGCAAGAAAGCTATGGAGCAAAAGCAGGGAATATGACACTTGAAATAAAAGCAACATTAAAAGATGATCTTGAGAATAAAACAAAGGTATTCAGTAGAATATATGGTCTTGGTGGCAAAGACTTCTTTATTGATGATGCTATCAGAATATTTGAAGAAGGCTTAAAGTACAGTCAAAGTGGCACTGTAGAAAATGATTTTGATTATATAGGGGCTTATCCTGGAGATGAATCATATACTTATCAGAGAAAGATGGAACCTATTAAGAAAGAATGGACACAAAATATACCTTTAACTACAAGAGATTTAACAGCTATGCCCAAGAGGGTTGTTCCCGGACATGGAGCTTGTCCAGGCTGTGGAATCTTTCCTAATTTAAATCTATTATTAAAAGGGATAGAGGGAGATGTTGTTCTATTATTCCATACGGGTTGCGGAATGGTAGTAACAACAGGTTTCCCCAATACTGCATTTAGAACAACTTATGTTCACAATCTTTTCCAGAATGGTGCAGCAACACTTAGCGGATTAGTTGAGATGTATAAAGAAAGACAAAGAAGAGGAGAAATTCCAAACGATAGAGAACTCACATTTATTATGGTCACAGGTGATGGTGGAAATGATATAGGTATGGGGCCAACCATTGGTGCAGCTCTAAGAAATCATAAGATGATTATATTTGAGTATGATAATGGAGGATATATGAATACTGGTTATCAGCTATCCTATACAACACCTTATGGGGCATCGTCATCTACCTCACATGTAGGAAAAGCTCAAGCAGGAAAATCAACATTCCACAAAGATACACCACAGATTATGGCTGCAACAAATATACCATATGTTGCAACAGTAGCAGAATCAGATCCCGTTGATTTTGTTAAAAAAGCTAAAAAAGCTCAAAAAATAATGAGAGAAGAAGGGCTTGTTTATCTAAAGGCTTTATCAGCATGTCCATTAAATTGGTCTGATGAGCCATCTAAGGAAAGAAGGGTTATAGCTGCAGCCGTAGACTCGTGTTTTTATCCATTATACGAAATTGACCATGGTATAACAACAATAACATATAATCCAGAGGCTAAAGGCAAGAAGATTCCTGTTGTTGATTGGTTTAAAATGATGGGTAGAACAAAGCACTTAATAAAACCAGAGTATGCTCATATAGTTGAAGAATTCCAAAAAGAAGTTGATAGAAGATGGGAAAGATTAAAAGCAAGGCATGAAAATCCTCTGTTATAA